A stretch of Bos mutus isolate GX-2022 unplaced genomic scaffold, NWIPB_WYAK_1.1 CTG207, whole genome shotgun sequence DNA encodes these proteins:
- the LOC138986832 gene encoding collagen alpha-1(XVII) chain-like isoform X1 yields the protein MATPGAPSPDPLSDAPPRPPGPQGPRGDRGGARLEEDGENRPAIGPRRAAVKSAWRLAGGARDVTERRGDARGAYKGRAPPRSRRESRAERLDGGFAVVAAASASPHRLFRCPSGDQRPFFLPRASGPYSPLHEHVRGHFRSALWACESAHPHAAPGAPAPADGAGPTPRLGVPLPQREIGRREPERRGPSGLPGRTLAAHTPAERPRNAPGLQISAERRVTSNPTRTLVDLGAAPYNRSRLYQLLEGENKKKELFITHGNLEEVAEKLKQEVSLVQEQLAVSAQEHSFFLSKLNSDVNMLCEALYQGGNQLLLSDQVGAYPGN from the exons ATGGCAACCCCTGGAGCGCCCTCCCCCGACCCGCTCTCAGATGCACCGCCCCGCCCCCCAGGGCCTCAGGGACCCCGCGGGGACCGGGGCGGGGCCAGATTGGAGGAAGATGGAGAGAACCGCCCCGCAATTGGCCCGCGGCGCGCAGCGGTGAAATCCGCCTGGCGACTGGCCGGAGGTGCCCGTGACGTCACAGAGAGGCGGGGTGACGCACGGGGCGCCTATAAAGGCCGGGCGCCGCCGCGGTCTCGCAGAGAGAGCAGAGCTGAGAGACTAGATGGTGGTTTTGCAGTGGTTGCTGCGGCTTCTGCTTCTCCTCACCGCCTCTTCCGCTGCCCTTCTGGCGACCAACGCCCATTCTTCCTACCCCGGGCCTCTGGCCCATACAGTCCACTCCACGAACATGTTCGCGGACACTTTCGCTCCGCTCTGTGGGCTTGCGAGTCCGCGCACCCGCACGCGGCACCTGGCGCACCTGCTCCCGCGGACGGAGCTGGCCCGACTCCTCGCCTTGGTGTTCCCCTCCCACAGCGGGAGATCGGGCGCCGAGAACCGGAGCGCAGGGGACCCTCAGGCCTCCCGGGCCGCACACTGGCTGCGCACACTCCAGCGGAGCGCCCCCGAAACGCGCCTGGCCTCCAGATCAGCGCTGAGCGAAGGGTGACCTCCAACCCCACTCGGACGCTCGTCGACCTTGGAGCAGCGCCCTACAACAGGTCCag gCTTTATCAACTTTTAGAAggagagaataagaaaaaagaattgtTTATAACCCATGGAAACCTGGAAGAAGTAGCTGAGAAATTAAAACAGGAGGTTTCTTTGGTACAAGAGCAGTTGGCAGTATCTGCTCAAgaacattctttctttctgtccaaACTAAACAGTGATGTGAACATGCTTTGTGAAGCTTTGTATCAAGGAGGAAATCAGCTTTTGCTTAGTGATCAGGTAGGTGCTTACCCTGgtaattaa
- the LOC138986832 gene encoding collagen alpha-1(XVII) chain-like isoform X2 encodes MATPGAPSPDPLSDAPPRPPGPQGPRGDRGGARLEEDGENRPAIGPRRAAVKSAWRLAGGARDVTERRGDARGAYKGRAPPRSRRESRAERLDGGFAVVAAASASPHRLFRCPSGDQRPFFLPRASGPYSPLHEHVRGHFRSALWACESAHPHAAPGAPAPADGAGPTPRLGVPLPQREIGRREPERRGPSGLPGRTLAAHTPAERPRNAPGLQISAERRVTSNPTRTLVDLGAAPYNRLYQLLEGENKKKELFITHGNLEEVAEKLKQEVSLVQEQLAVSAQEHSFFLSKLNSDVNMLCEALYQGGNQLLLSDQVGAYPGN; translated from the exons ATGGCAACCCCTGGAGCGCCCTCCCCCGACCCGCTCTCAGATGCACCGCCCCGCCCCCCAGGGCCTCAGGGACCCCGCGGGGACCGGGGCGGGGCCAGATTGGAGGAAGATGGAGAGAACCGCCCCGCAATTGGCCCGCGGCGCGCAGCGGTGAAATCCGCCTGGCGACTGGCCGGAGGTGCCCGTGACGTCACAGAGAGGCGGGGTGACGCACGGGGCGCCTATAAAGGCCGGGCGCCGCCGCGGTCTCGCAGAGAGAGCAGAGCTGAGAGACTAGATGGTGGTTTTGCAGTGGTTGCTGCGGCTTCTGCTTCTCCTCACCGCCTCTTCCGCTGCCCTTCTGGCGACCAACGCCCATTCTTCCTACCCCGGGCCTCTGGCCCATACAGTCCACTCCACGAACATGTTCGCGGACACTTTCGCTCCGCTCTGTGGGCTTGCGAGTCCGCGCACCCGCACGCGGCACCTGGCGCACCTGCTCCCGCGGACGGAGCTGGCCCGACTCCTCGCCTTGGTGTTCCCCTCCCACAGCGGGAGATCGGGCGCCGAGAACCGGAGCGCAGGGGACCCTCAGGCCTCCCGGGCCGCACACTGGCTGCGCACACTCCAGCGGAGCGCCCCCGAAACGCGCCTGGCCTCCAGATCAGCGCTGAGCGAAGGGTGACCTCCAACCCCACTCGGACGCTCGTCGACCTTGGAGCAGCGCCCTACAACAG gCTTTATCAACTTTTAGAAggagagaataagaaaaaagaattgtTTATAACCCATGGAAACCTGGAAGAAGTAGCTGAGAAATTAAAACAGGAGGTTTCTTTGGTACAAGAGCAGTTGGCAGTATCTGCTCAAgaacattctttctttctgtccaaACTAAACAGTGATGTGAACATGCTTTGTGAAGCTTTGTATCAAGGAGGAAATCAGCTTTTGCTTAGTGATCAGGTAGGTGCTTACCCTGgtaattaa